The genomic window ACAACATTTATATTTATTTCTCATGATTTAGGTGTAGTTTATAACGTATCTGATAGAGTAATGGTACTATACAAGGGAGAAATTCAAGAGATAACAGAAGTTGAGGAATTTTTCTCAGCACCTAAAAGTGAATATGGAAAATATTTATTAGAGGGAATAAGGTAATAACTATAAAAATAGAGAGACTATAGTCTCTCTATTTTAAATTTTTAAATATATTTAATGCAAGTATAGTTTTCATATCTTGTGAAATTTCTTCTATCTCATCTATGTTGAACCAAGTTCCAGTTAAGTCTTCTCCTTCATCTAATTTTAGTGTTTTAGGAGTTATAGAGTCATCTTTTAACTGTATAACATAGATATATAATTTTTCTTGTGTATATCCTGGAGAAACTGTAAGAGGTTTTTTAGGAGTATAAACAATATTGTAATCTTTAGGAAGATATCCTGTTTCCTCTTCAATCTCTCTATAAAGAGTAGATAGAGCACTCTCTCCAGCTTCAATTAAACCTGCAGGAATCTCATACATATCTCCACCTATTCCAGGTCTATATTGCTTAACTAATAGTGTTTTATCTCCTTTTGAATTAACTACAAGAGCTCCTATAGCATTTTGCTTAATAAGATATTCTAAAGTAATTCCAGTAGTAGGATGTTTTTCAATAGCAATTTTTAAAAATTTTAAATCTTCAAGTGTCATAATAAATTCTCCTTTATAAATCTTTATCTAATTCTTCCATTTTTCTACGTTGTTCAGTAATAGCATCATACAGTTCTTTTTTTCTTTTTAGATATTTAATTCTCTCTTTATCTTTATGATCTTTTATCATATCCATAATAGGTAATAAAAAACTAGCTACAATACCAGCAGAGAATCCATTATTATATAGGTTTAATCCTCCATGAACAGTTCCTATACTTTGAACTACTGCTAGATGAAGCCAACCAGCAATTATTCCCCATACAAAACCATATACCCCAGCCACAGGAGCTAAAGAAGTTCCAAATAGAGCAGAAAGAGCTATAGTAAATCCATTAGTTGAACTTCCCCAACCAGCAAGATAAACTCCTACGAGAATAGGAATAGTATTTTTAAAATGTTTACCATAAGCTGAAAATCCTACAACAGTAAGTATTCCTGCTAAAAGAGGTCCATTTAAAGTTTCTCCTATTAAAATCACAAAGCCAGTAGCTACAAATCCCATTATTCCCATATTTATAAAAGTTAAACCAAAACCATATTTTTTTATGAAATCAGATTTTAATCCACTGTCCTTTAATATTTCTCCATATCCTTTAAAGGAACTTTCATTAATAAAAAAACCAATTATTATTAAAGTTGAAAATATAGATGCACATATTATCTTAAGAGCTAGATCAAATTCAGTAGATATAATTCTTTGAGGAGTAATAGGGAAATTATAAAGTTTAAGGATAGAAGTAATAACAGCCCCTAGTATTCCACCAGTAAAACCTAAATTATAAAGATTAAATCCCTCATGAAAGCTAGCCATTTTTTTAGCTAATGGAGTAGAGATAAATCCAATTATTATTCCTAAGGCAATTGCATTTATATAAGAAGTATCTGTAGTATCAACTCTAAAAGCTACTTCACTAACAAAAGGTGCTAAAGCACTTGTAAAAGAAACACTAACAAAAATTTCCTTAAAGTCAATATGTTCAAATACACTATAAAGGATACCTCCTAAGTAGAAAGGAAGTATATTTAAGATATTTTTACCAAAAAATGAGAATCCAAAAACAGTAAAAAAAGAAGCTACTACAAGTCCAGTAATTTCAACCTTTAATAATCGAGAAAGGGTGAAGTTAAATAAAAATATTAGAAAGGCATTTAAAAAAGCAGCTCCAATTCCACCAATCACTAAGAAGTCAGTGATTAAAATAGCTTGAGATGTAATTATTTTTAAGATTCCAGTTAAAACATTTTCCCTTTCATGAAAAACATAACAAGAAAATCCAATAATTATACTACTAATCAAAAGTATTGAAATAAACTCAATTTTTTTAAGACGACTTTTATTAAAATTATCCATTAAACCCCCTCATTTTATCAATCATCTTTAATTAAATATTATTATTTTTTAAAAAAAAAGTCAAATATTGATTTTATATATTTTATTTAATTTTGTATAAAAATATTGTAAGATATAAATTATGAAAGAGCTAAAGAAATATTATGTTTATATTTTAAGATGTAATGATTTGTCTTTATATGTAGGAATTACAACAGATTTAAAAAAACGATATAATGAACATTTGGAAAAGAGAGGAGCAAAATATACAAAACGAGGAATAAAAAAATTAGAAATATTTTTTAGTTGTTTAGGAAGGAGTGAAGCAAGTAGAGTAGAGTATTTTTTAAAGGGATTAAAAAAGGAGAAAAAAGAGCGATTAATCCTTAATTTTCAAGAGTTAGAAGAGCTTATAGAGGAAAAGTTAAATATTAAAATAAAAAAAGAAAATATTTTTTAAAAAATATGTTGACAGAAGATGAAAATTATGATAATATAATACATGTTCTGAAACGCAAAAGCGTTCTACATAAAAGCCTGGATGGCGGAACAGGTAGACGCACAGGACTTAAAATCCTGTGGTATTTAGTTACCGTGCCGGTTCGATTCCGGCTCTAGGCACCACTTAACGCGGGGTAGAGCAGTCTGGTAGCTCGTCGGGCTCATAACCCGAAGGTCGCAGGTTCAAATCCTTCCCCCGCCACCAAAAGAATAAAAAGATATGCGGGAATAGCTCAGTTGGTAGAGCGTCAGCCTTCCAAGCTGAATGTCGCGAGTTCGACCCTCGTTTCCCGCTCCAAAGATGCGTCATTAGCTCAGTTGGTAGAGCACACGACTTTTAATCGTGTTGCCACAGGTTCAAATCCTGTATGACGCACCATTTATGTGTCTGTAGCTCAGCTGGATAGAGCAA from uncultured Fusobacterium sp. includes these protein-coding regions:
- a CDS encoding NUDIX hydrolase, with amino-acid sequence MTLEDLKFLKIAIEKHPTTGITLEYLIKQNAIGALVVNSKGDKTLLVKQYRPGIGGDMYEIPAGLIEAGESALSTLYREIEEETGYLPKDYNIVYTPKKPLTVSPGYTQEKLYIYVIQLKDDSITPKTLKLDEGEDLTGTWFNIDEIEEISQDMKTILALNIFKNLK
- a CDS encoding DUF1576 domain-containing protein: MDNFNKSRLKKIEFISILLISSIIIGFSCYVFHERENVLTGILKIITSQAILITDFLVIGGIGAAFLNAFLIFLFNFTLSRLLKVEITGLVVASFFTVFGFSFFGKNILNILPFYLGGILYSVFEHIDFKEIFVSVSFTSALAPFVSEVAFRVDTTDTSYINAIALGIIIGFISTPLAKKMASFHEGFNLYNLGFTGGILGAVITSILKLYNFPITPQRIISTEFDLALKIICASIFSTLIIIGFFINESSFKGYGEILKDSGLKSDFIKKYGFGLTFINMGIMGFVATGFVILIGETLNGPLLAGILTVVGFSAYGKHFKNTIPILVGVYLAGWGSSTNGFTIALSALFGTSLAPVAGVYGFVWGIIAGWLHLAVVQSIGTVHGGLNLYNNGFSAGIVASFLLPIMDMIKDHKDKERIKYLKRKKELYDAITEQRRKMEELDKDL
- a CDS encoding GIY-YIG nuclease family protein, giving the protein MKELKKYYVYILRCNDLSLYVGITTDLKKRYNEHLEKRGAKYTKRGIKKLEIFFSCLGRSEASRVEYFLKGLKKEKKERLILNFQELEELIEEKLNIKIKKENIF